One Rhizobium sp. NRK18 genomic window carries:
- a CDS encoding sel1 repeat family protein, with protein MIKTHVRKLSLIAGVMSLAAGTPALSDPITVRFMPPEVKGLPHNVCAPRLRDDQIVAQWQAWDQKSLPKKDSYAIQRDMGRLRDLDAAKYQKIVTRIIALLPTVDPGYTDTDQKFDTVRLMLALGEADKVRSQRLIATLLTRSDFSPGSLNTLADFVLAGRGIEADRAAGLKLKVEAAYGGNADAMLDLATLARNGEKVEDWDIEPEIAVNMAFGSLVGVLNAGICDRVGRIAREFSKGELVTKDIAASAAWYKFAADLGDSYSAWKVAEFNLESDEIDKDNSVLIKYMKQAAEGGNMSAMLEMGRTYAEGSLIEKDRAQAFKFYDMAIAAGNQAALVREAQLLEETKDRSPADREAYEKALRKLVKRDQPPPWAFTRLARLIVARTGIWEEPPEVRELLEKAVKLGDADAKLDLADLILRQSPDAGGVSRASTLLTDAVEGDGKIDAIADLHRLYLCVSPKGPDIKTASYWSGVEDAAGNKTLEIDPDKVDEISKKNDPLLVASMQTQALYRRPNALAVYQRYLHDTGRTQEVLAFWKKYGSNQVGVDAAVALLDFKQQLLKGNIPEARKTIDAASGAGNKDAGLNFARFLIENYITDRKSLEQAQAILQPLAQAGIGRAVELLEQVEQALAGGQTDTVSKYQQAMARYGDMSAQLILAGAADDAQTRDMYYRRAVGSQGCDYDDTMALAEFAVRNNKADDAGRWLTIARYLAGDDSWRKVKIGDAYQAMNTPQAVQTALELYQEARKQKETSAYYRLVKYYGNDQTAAYAPQTAGNLFVELLKVSPLKEIPGELATLDKLKPAIRNAVTAQIDIKDLYTRSAEAGQPVAMRELAKLIQNGPVKSAAAATEAVDWLDRSAKGGDAEAMYLLSQSYAFGTGVEPSLEKARFWLKKASDAGYEQAGKTLSLMTIQPEG; from the coding sequence ATGATCAAAACGCACGTTCGAAAGCTTTCGCTGATTGCAGGCGTCATGTCGTTGGCCGCCGGAACCCCGGCGCTGTCGGACCCGATCACCGTTCGCTTCATGCCGCCGGAGGTCAAAGGCCTGCCGCACAATGTCTGCGCCCCGCGTCTGCGTGACGACCAGATCGTTGCGCAGTGGCAGGCCTGGGACCAGAAGTCCCTGCCGAAGAAGGATTCCTATGCGATCCAGCGTGACATGGGCAGGCTGCGCGATCTCGACGCGGCCAAATACCAGAAGATCGTCACCCGTATCATAGCCCTGCTGCCGACGGTCGATCCCGGCTACACGGATACGGACCAGAAGTTCGACACCGTGCGGCTGATGCTGGCGCTCGGCGAGGCCGACAAGGTCCGTAGCCAGCGGCTGATCGCCACCCTTCTCACCCGCTCCGACTTCTCGCCGGGTTCCCTCAACACGCTTGCCGACTTCGTCTTGGCAGGACGAGGCATCGAGGCCGACCGCGCTGCCGGACTGAAACTGAAGGTGGAAGCCGCCTATGGCGGCAATGCCGACGCCATGCTCGATCTCGCAACGCTTGCCCGCAATGGCGAGAAGGTCGAGGACTGGGACATCGAACCGGAAATCGCCGTCAACATGGCCTTCGGCTCGCTCGTCGGCGTCCTGAACGCCGGCATATGCGACCGCGTCGGCCGCATCGCCCGCGAGTTTTCCAAGGGTGAACTGGTCACGAAGGACATCGCCGCCAGCGCGGCGTGGTACAAGTTTGCCGCCGATCTCGGCGACAGCTATTCCGCCTGGAAAGTGGCGGAGTTCAATCTCGAAAGCGACGAGATCGACAAGGACAATTCCGTCCTCATCAAATACATGAAACAGGCTGCCGAAGGCGGCAACATGTCGGCCATGCTGGAAATGGGCCGCACCTATGCCGAAGGCTCGTTGATCGAGAAGGACAGGGCCCAGGCATTCAAGTTCTACGACATGGCCATTGCCGCCGGAAACCAGGCGGCGCTCGTTCGCGAAGCCCAGCTTCTCGAAGAGACAAAGGATCGCTCGCCGGCCGACCGGGAAGCCTATGAGAAGGCGCTTCGCAAACTGGTCAAGCGCGATCAGCCGCCGCCATGGGCCTTCACCCGGCTCGCCCGGCTGATCGTCGCCAGGACGGGTATCTGGGAAGAGCCGCCGGAGGTGCGTGAGCTTCTGGAAAAGGCCGTCAAGCTCGGCGACGCCGATGCCAAGCTCGACCTCGCCGATCTCATCCTGCGCCAGTCGCCGGATGCGGGCGGTGTTTCGCGGGCTTCAACGCTTCTGACCGACGCCGTCGAGGGCGACGGCAAGATCGACGCGATCGCCGACCTGCACCGGCTCTATCTCTGCGTCTCGCCGAAGGGACCGGACATCAAGACCGCCTCCTATTGGAGCGGGGTCGAGGATGCGGCCGGCAACAAAACGCTAGAGATCGATCCCGACAAGGTCGATGAGATCTCGAAGAAGAACGATCCGCTGCTGGTGGCGTCCATGCAGACGCAGGCGCTCTACCGGCGTCCGAATGCGCTGGCCGTCTACCAGCGCTATCTCCACGATACCGGCCGCACGCAGGAGGTTCTCGCCTTCTGGAAGAAGTACGGTTCCAATCAGGTTGGCGTCGATGCGGCGGTGGCGCTGCTCGACTTCAAGCAGCAGCTCCTGAAGGGCAATATCCCCGAGGCTCGAAAGACCATCGATGCCGCGTCGGGCGCCGGCAACAAGGATGCCGGTCTGAACTTCGCCCGCTTCCTGATCGAAAACTACATCACCGATCGCAAAAGCCTGGAGCAGGCGCAGGCAATCCTCCAGCCGCTCGCGCAGGCCGGTATCGGCCGCGCCGTCGAGCTTCTGGAGCAGGTGGAGCAGGCACTTGCCGGAGGGCAGACCGATACCGTATCAAAGTACCAGCAGGCCATGGCACGCTATGGCGACATGTCCGCCCAGCTCATTCTCGCTGGCGCGGCGGACGACGCGCAGACGCGCGACATGTACTACCGGCGTGCGGTCGGATCCCAGGGGTGCGACTACGACGACACGATGGCGCTCGCCGAATTCGCCGTCCGCAACAACAAGGCCGACGACGCCGGCCGTTGGCTGACGATTGCCCGCTACCTCGCCGGCGACGATTCCTGGCGCAAGGTCAAGATCGGCGATGCCTACCAGGCGATGAACACGCCGCAGGCCGTGCAGACCGCCCTCGAACTCTATCAGGAAGCCCGCAAGCAGAAGGAAACCTCGGCCTATTACCGGCTGGTCAAATATTACGGCAACGATCAGACCGCCGCCTATGCGCCGCAGACCGCCGGCAATCTCTTCGTCGAACTGTTGAAGGTCTCGCCGCTGAAGGAAATTCCGGGTGAACTGGCAACGCTCGACAAGCTGAAGCCCGCCATCCGCAATGCGGTGACCGCTCAGATCGACATCAAGGACCTCTACACCCGTTCGGCGGAGGCAGGCCAACCGGTCGCCATGCGCGAACTGGCCAAGCTCATTCAGAACGGCCCGGTGAAGTCTGCCGCGGCTGCGACCGAGGCGGTCGACTGGCTCGACCGATCGGCCAAGGGCGGAGATGCGGAGGCGATGTATTTGCTGTCGCAGTCCTACGCCTTCGGCACGGGCGTCGAGCCTTCCTTGGAAAAAGCACGTTTCTGGCTCAAGAAGGCCTCGGATGCGGGGTATGAGCAGGCCGGAAAGACCCTTTCCCTCATGACGATTCAACCGGAAGGATGA
- a CDS encoding alginate O-acetyltransferase AlgF, whose amino-acid sequence MKTILALGASAIFSITALVGAASAQDAGLYAKPIDPNSAFVRVISPGSSIASVKGSSFSGLTDGVSPYVAVDPGDINVSSSLTNAKVEAGAGKFYTAILTQDGTKTVVDDMSKNPAKASLTLYNLSDAADASVFVPQAKSEAISKVEMGGSKSVALRAPLKLDLVVKASGKDVADLKTVEFKRGSGITVIVTGSGDKLSAVAVPSTIAR is encoded by the coding sequence ATGAAGACCATTCTTGCACTCGGCGCTTCCGCCATTTTCTCGATCACCGCGCTCGTCGGCGCCGCATCCGCCCAGGATGCCGGCCTCTACGCCAAGCCGATCGATCCGAACTCCGCCTTTGTGCGGGTCATCTCGCCGGGATCGTCCATCGCGTCCGTCAAGGGCAGTTCGTTCTCCGGCTTGACCGACGGCGTATCGCCCTACGTAGCCGTCGATCCCGGTGACATCAATGTCTCCTCCAGCCTGACCAATGCCAAGGTCGAGGCAGGCGCCGGCAAGTTCTACACCGCCATCCTCACCCAGGACGGCACCAAGACGGTGGTGGACGACATGTCCAAGAACCCGGCCAAGGCCAGCCTGACGCTCTACAACCTGTCGGATGCTGCGGATGCATCCGTCTTCGTCCCGCAGGCCAAGTCCGAGGCGATCTCGAAGGTCGAAATGGGTGGATCCAAGTCCGTCGCACTGCGGGCTCCCCTCAAGCTCGATCTCGTCGTGAAGGCGTCCGGCAAGGATGTCGCCGACCTGAAGACGGTCGAATTCAAGCGCGGATCCGGCATCACCGTGATCGTCACCGGCTCCGGCGACAAGCTGTCCGCCGTGGCGGTCCCGAGCACCATTGCCCGCTGA
- a CDS encoding alginate O-acetyltransferase AlgX-related protein codes for MTSFKRQSILAAAASAFALLAASHAFAGEGNDRSAFGCSNLEDISELQMIEGKDGMFYRILADMRLQHAFTPEVIDRMAEMAKALEAKGTTLIYVPVPTKSQVLPQYAPQRAELYGFDPSIARAVYDDVVERLNKKGVRTIDIASPMRDNPENQFGELAFFKSDFHWTAQGANAAAEAVGEKIKSLPEYGDVTPVKFKREDGPVSSEFSSMRKLLQQHCISSVPQVKAHTYVVSRDDDAPADGDAGSGLDIFGNEDTGGIALIGTSYSDKTISNFAGLLQYWSGLPVENYSISGGNQFGSILSYITSREFQEQRPRFLIWENPIYNNLGQYGDGPWYEIIAASRGECDQEIKLRPGEANSFHADLSNVSFAPGDVLLADAGDGGNRKATFAFTGSDGEVRTRSISRDDRLRATGRYFASTAGMPKGALNGLDLTFDTNAGSDTTLHICKTNLGEQS; via the coding sequence ATGACCAGTTTCAAGAGACAGTCCATCCTTGCAGCGGCGGCTTCGGCTTTCGCACTCCTTGCCGCGAGCCATGCGTTCGCCGGAGAAGGCAATGACCGCTCGGCCTTCGGCTGCAGCAATCTCGAAGACATTTCCGAGTTGCAGATGATCGAAGGCAAGGACGGCATGTTCTACCGCATCCTCGCCGACATGCGTCTGCAGCATGCCTTCACGCCGGAAGTGATCGACCGGATGGCGGAGATGGCCAAGGCGCTGGAGGCGAAGGGGACGACGCTGATCTACGTGCCGGTGCCGACCAAGTCGCAGGTGCTGCCGCAATATGCGCCGCAGCGGGCCGAGCTCTACGGCTTCGACCCGTCGATCGCCAGGGCCGTCTACGACGACGTCGTCGAGCGGTTGAATAAGAAGGGCGTGAGGACGATCGATATCGCCAGCCCGATGCGCGACAATCCGGAAAACCAGTTCGGCGAGCTCGCCTTCTTCAAATCCGACTTCCACTGGACGGCGCAGGGCGCAAATGCCGCCGCCGAGGCCGTCGGCGAGAAGATCAAGTCGCTGCCGGAATATGGCGATGTCACGCCGGTCAAGTTCAAGCGCGAGGATGGCCCGGTCTCCAGCGAATTCTCCAGCATGCGCAAGCTCCTGCAGCAGCATTGCATCAGCAGCGTGCCGCAAGTGAAAGCGCATACTTACGTTGTTTCCCGCGATGATGATGCGCCGGCCGACGGCGATGCCGGCAGTGGCCTCGACATTTTCGGCAATGAAGATACCGGCGGCATCGCGCTGATCGGTACCAGCTATTCGGACAAGACGATCAGCAATTTCGCCGGCCTGCTGCAGTACTGGAGCGGCCTTCCGGTCGAAAACTACTCGATCTCGGGCGGTAACCAGTTCGGTTCTATCCTGTCCTACATCACCTCGCGCGAGTTTCAGGAGCAGCGGCCGCGCTTCCTGATCTGGGAGAACCCGATCTACAACAATCTCGGCCAGTACGGCGACGGCCCCTGGTACGAAATCATCGCCGCCTCGCGCGGCGAATGCGACCAGGAAATCAAGCTGAGGCCCGGCGAGGCGAACAGCTTCCACGCCGATCTTTCGAACGTGTCCTTCGCCCCGGGCGATGTGCTGCTGGCCGACGCCGGCGACGGGGGCAACCGCAAGGCGACCTTCGCCTTCACCGGATCGGACGGCGAAGTCCGCACCCGTTCGATCAGCCGTGACGATCGCCTGCGCGCGACCGGACGCTATTTCGCCTCGACGGCCGGCATGCCGAAAGGCGCGCTGAACGGCCTCGATCTCACCTTTGACACCAATGCTGGGTCCGACACGACCCTTCATATCTGCAAGACCAACCTTGGAGAGCAATCATGA
- a CDS encoding alginate O-acetyltransferase, protein MVKISKTYVNALLPAVFFGYAIYANADLLMTPPKEEDSKPLSVSYFVDGDATKDMDHLYKTSLPHREVAIGVVGAARYALLGAGRDGVVVGKDGWLFTEEEFRPISEADIEDAVARIAEVRDELRAAGSELVVVPIPAKADVYAEHLGTIMSGDAIRNAYGTFNTSLKAAGITTVDSRQALIADKEKAGVFLQSDTHWTPDGAQVVAGAIGQAVNGAGLDFAKEEVKGKTEKPVEFWGDLTKFITSPDYAATAGLKQEKVPLFRAELQKEDAATDIFGSDDAGVPVVLVGTSYSANENWSFQDFLEMSMSTDVLNLAKEGMGPGVPMLDFLKSDTFKSTPPQLVIWEFPVRYLSQDILWKRADEPASASVAPDPTKGGKNA, encoded by the coding sequence ATGGTCAAGATTTCCAAAACCTATGTGAACGCCCTGCTTCCGGCAGTCTTCTTCGGCTACGCGATCTATGCCAACGCCGATCTTCTGATGACGCCGCCGAAGGAGGAAGACTCCAAGCCGCTGTCGGTTTCCTATTTTGTCGACGGCGACGCCACCAAGGACATGGATCACCTCTACAAGACCTCGCTTCCCCATCGGGAGGTCGCGATCGGCGTCGTCGGCGCGGCCCGCTATGCGCTTCTCGGTGCCGGCCGCGACGGCGTCGTCGTCGGCAAGGACGGCTGGCTCTTCACAGAAGAGGAATTCCGGCCGATCTCGGAGGCCGACATCGAGGATGCGGTAGCCCGTATCGCCGAGGTCCGTGATGAGCTGCGGGCGGCGGGAAGTGAGCTGGTCGTCGTGCCGATCCCGGCAAAGGCGGACGTCTATGCCGAACATCTCGGCACGATCATGTCCGGCGATGCCATCCGCAACGCCTATGGGACATTCAACACATCCCTGAAGGCCGCGGGAATCACGACCGTCGACAGCCGGCAGGCACTGATCGCCGACAAGGAAAAGGCAGGCGTCTTCCTGCAGAGCGACACCCACTGGACGCCCGATGGGGCGCAGGTCGTGGCCGGAGCGATCGGGCAAGCCGTCAACGGTGCCGGCCTCGACTTCGCGAAGGAAGAGGTCAAGGGCAAGACCGAGAAACCGGTCGAGTTCTGGGGCGACCTCACCAAGTTCATCACCTCGCCGGACTATGCGGCGACGGCCGGCCTGAAGCAGGAAAAGGTGCCGCTCTTCCGCGCCGAGTTGCAGAAGGAAGATGCGGCGACGGACATCTTCGGCAGCGATGACGCGGGCGTTCCGGTCGTTCTGGTCGGCACCAGCTACAGCGCCAACGAAAACTGGAGCTTCCAGGACTTCCTCGAAATGTCGATGTCAACCGACGTCCTCAACCTGGCGAAGGAGGGCATGGGGCCGGGCGTGCCGATGCTCGACTTCCTGAAGAGCGACACGTTCAAGTCGACGCCGCCGCAGCTGGTCATCTGGGAGTTCCCGGTTCGCTATCTCAGCCAGGACATTCTCTGGAAGCGCGCGGATGAGCCGGCGTCGGCAAGCGTTGCCCCGGATCCCACCAAGGGAGGCAAGAATGCCTGA
- a CDS encoding MBOAT family O-acyltransferase, with amino-acid sequence MVFSSETFLFLFLPLFLVVYYLTPDRFKSWTILIGSYAFYAWWRADFLVLFIAVTAWAYACGLMIEKWEGQVRQKIPLILGVVGCLSVLGIFKYLNFFIDSFAELLGTTPDDLGVHWRLILPIGISFYIFQAVGYVIDVYRKDTPATRNFVDFAAFIALFPQLIAGPILRFRDLADQFESRTHSLAMFCSGMYVFTIGLSKKVLLADAIAPIADHAFGVPGVTMTEAWLGAAAYTLQLYFDFSGYSDMAIGLGLMMGFKFMKNFDTPYVSTSITEFWQRWHISLSTWLRDYLYIPLGGNRKGKLRTYVNLIVVMLLGGLWHGANWTFVIWGGWHGSWLAAERATGWSKVARNYAFALPLTLLIVMIGWVMFRATGVGDAITMYQGMLGLNGFMPRLDFLANISAEHIVFLGVAFMVAATERHFKEPAFDKLTVSGDGTAVLDTSLAYSLTMTALMVLSIAKLSEQSFSPFLYFQF; translated from the coding sequence ATGGTCTTTTCATCCGAAACATTCCTGTTCCTGTTCCTGCCGCTGTTCCTGGTCGTCTATTACCTGACGCCGGACCGCTTCAAGTCCTGGACAATCCTCATCGGCTCTTATGCCTTCTACGCCTGGTGGCGGGCGGATTTCCTCGTCCTGTTCATCGCCGTCACCGCCTGGGCCTATGCCTGCGGCCTGATGATCGAGAAATGGGAAGGGCAGGTGCGGCAGAAGATCCCGTTGATCCTCGGTGTGGTCGGCTGCCTGTCTGTTCTCGGCATCTTCAAGTATCTCAACTTCTTCATCGACAGCTTCGCCGAACTGCTCGGCACGACGCCGGACGACCTTGGCGTTCACTGGCGGCTGATCCTGCCGATCGGCATTTCCTTCTACATCTTCCAGGCCGTCGGCTATGTCATCGACGTCTACCGCAAGGATACGCCCGCGACCCGCAATTTCGTCGACTTCGCGGCGTTCATTGCGCTGTTCCCGCAGCTGATCGCCGGCCCGATCCTGCGCTTCCGCGACCTTGCCGACCAGTTCGAGTCCCGCACGCATAGCCTGGCGATGTTCTGCTCCGGCATGTACGTCTTCACGATCGGCCTATCGAAGAAGGTGCTTCTCGCCGATGCGATCGCGCCGATCGCCGATCATGCCTTCGGCGTGCCGGGCGTCACCATGACGGAGGCCTGGCTGGGTGCGGCCGCCTACACGCTGCAGCTCTATTTCGACTTCTCCGGCTATTCGGACATGGCGATCGGCCTTGGCCTGATGATGGGCTTCAAGTTCATGAAGAACTTCGACACGCCCTATGTCAGCACCTCGATCACCGAGTTCTGGCAGCGCTGGCACATCAGCCTCTCCACCTGGCTGCGCGATTATCTCTACATTCCGCTCGGCGGCAACCGCAAAGGCAAGCTGCGCACCTATGTCAACCTGATCGTGGTCATGCTGCTTGGCGGTCTCTGGCACGGCGCCAACTGGACCTTCGTGATCTGGGGCGGATGGCACGGGTCATGGCTCGCGGCCGAGCGCGCCACCGGCTGGAGCAAGGTCGCCAGGAACTACGCCTTCGCCCTGCCGCTGACCCTGCTGATCGTGATGATCGGATGGGTGATGTTCCGGGCGACCGGCGTCGGCGATGCGATCACCATGTATCAGGGCATGCTCGGCCTTAACGGCTTCATGCCGCGGCTCGACTTCCTCGCCAATATCAGCGCCGAACACATCGTGTTCCTGGGGGTGGCCTTCATGGTGGCGGCGACCGAGCGACACTTCAAGGAGCCGGCCTTCGACAAGCTCACCGTCAGCGGTGACGGAACCGCCGTGCTCGACACGTCGCTCGCCTATTCGCTGACGATGACGGCGCTGATGGTGCTGTCGATCGCCAAGCTCTCCGAGCAGAGCTTCTCACCCTTCCTCTACTTCCAGTTCTGA
- a CDS encoding right-handed parallel beta-helix repeat-containing protein gives MIARPTVLALIGALLATASHAAGPDDRRHMEDLSRQVANIAAVAQLGELPAAEVGNMAKGPYAMTPAMLGVLQGRKAAPILKLGEAVGAGEVDSVKVDFVLAQLRMQMGANYHLQLRQALPSREAPTLFVRGGRMTLKELVAAGAKVDPSALVAQDGKVVAHWPIIVWSDAELVLEPGDNLRLDDANGVFLFNAGLLRADGATVAGLGNGNARQEKFRPFITTALTGGMQVSGTHFSNLGFDGYSAMEGVSLIGGAIFPSKIRSYVVGSVFDNAGTLTFRNARDLVLQGNTFRAMTGPAVELNHVERARIASNLISGTRTSHGISLKGGTSEATIGSNIVIDNAGSGIFAANGTRLLTIEGNLLAANRGGGIGLVRSVCADLEGNTVFRNGQSGVKLRQTSSVTISGNDLVGNDGMAVSVVQQPMSGDLSISSNVFDGNKSGLFGAAVRSVALTGNDFSAQMPILFDGELARFVPALLKSDAGLQGADMTLTGNPLPSQMDVSGISPYGLETCDLGDRS, from the coding sequence ATGATTGCCCGCCCCACTGTTCTCGCGCTGATCGGCGCCTTGCTCGCCACGGCCTCCCATGCCGCCGGTCCCGACGACCGCCGCCACATGGAGGATCTGTCGCGGCAGGTCGCCAATATCGCGGCAGTCGCGCAGCTCGGCGAGCTGCCGGCGGCCGAGGTGGGCAACATGGCCAAGGGACCCTACGCCATGACGCCGGCCATGCTCGGCGTCCTGCAGGGCAGGAAGGCCGCACCGATCCTCAAGCTCGGCGAAGCGGTCGGCGCTGGAGAGGTCGACAGCGTCAAGGTCGATTTCGTCCTCGCCCAGCTCCGCATGCAGATGGGTGCGAACTATCACCTGCAGCTGCGCCAGGCTCTTCCTTCCCGCGAGGCGCCGACGCTCTTCGTGCGGGGCGGACGCATGACCCTGAAGGAACTGGTGGCAGCCGGGGCAAAGGTCGATCCAAGCGCCCTGGTCGCGCAAGACGGCAAGGTTGTCGCCCACTGGCCGATCATCGTCTGGTCTGATGCCGAACTCGTGCTCGAGCCGGGCGACAATCTGCGATTGGACGATGCCAATGGCGTCTTCCTGTTCAATGCCGGCCTGCTGCGCGCCGACGGCGCAACCGTCGCCGGTCTTGGCAACGGCAATGCCCGGCAGGAAAAATTCCGCCCGTTCATCACAACGGCGCTTACCGGCGGCATGCAGGTCAGCGGCACGCATTTCTCCAACCTCGGCTTTGACGGCTACTCGGCCATGGAAGGCGTTTCGCTGATCGGCGGCGCAATCTTCCCGTCGAAGATCCGCTCCTATGTCGTCGGCAGCGTCTTCGACAATGCCGGAACGCTGACCTTCCGCAACGCCAGGGACCTTGTCTTGCAGGGCAACACCTTCCGGGCGATGACCGGACCGGCGGTCGAGCTCAATCACGTCGAACGCGCCAGGATCGCGAGCAATCTGATCTCCGGAACCCGCACGTCGCATGGTATCAGCCTCAAGGGCGGCACCTCGGAAGCGACAATTGGCAGCAATATCGTCATCGACAATGCCGGCAGCGGCATCTTTGCAGCAAACGGTACGCGATTACTTACCATTGAGGGCAATCTGCTCGCCGCAAACCGGGGCGGCGGTATCGGACTGGTGCGTTCCGTCTGCGCCGATCTTGAAGGCAACACCGTCTTTCGCAATGGCCAGTCCGGCGTCAAGCTGAGGCAGACCTCCTCCGTGACCATCTCCGGCAACGATCTCGTCGGCAATGACGGCATGGCGGTCTCTGTCGTCCAGCAACCGATGTCCGGCGACCTGTCGATCAGCAGCAATGTCTTCGACGGCAACAAGTCCGGCCTGTTCGGCGCCGCCGTGCGCTCCGTCGCGCTCACCGGCAACGACTTCAGCGCCCAGATGCCGATCCTCTTCGACGGTGAACTGGCGCGCTTCGTTCCCGCTCTCCTGAAGTCCGATGCCGGCTTGCAAGGCGCGGACATGACACTGACCGGCAATCCGCTGCCGAGCCAGATGGATGTGTCGGGCATTTCACCCTACGGCCTGGAAACCTGCGATCTGGGAGACAGAAGCTAA
- a CDS encoding mannose-1-phosphate guanylyltransferase, which translates to MQTIHPLILCGGVGTRLWPLSRTEHPKQFQRIEGTTGRTFFHATIERQRQPGFSDPIVAVSSAHVGTVLQQLHELNCPAKIIAEPLSRNTGPAVLATALTLAETQPDALMCVLPSDHIVRGDLAACVLAMRPAAQSGRIVLFGVQPEYPETGYGYIVDGGLLEDVPGARSVASFVEKPPFDVASRLIASRNALWSSGISLFRADVLISEFQRLDPATLAAVRASLALAEETDHAIFLDADSFSAATNQPTESIIFEQSPLTVVAPLAVRWNDVGAWSALHQIADKNEDGNVISGDVVCIDSRNSYIRASDKLIAVVGMDNVVVVDTDDALLVTSHDKAQQVKQVVKQLEAIKRRELMQHARNQMTWGEVRRIQEGPGYELRLMTLRPGTAITFSEDPESHRMLTIAEGRGVFKGDAGTKPLSTGETLEIPMGASGVIYCSPEEPMQIVEVCCSVAVEAVAAQAASLQMAGE; encoded by the coding sequence ATGCAGACCATTCACCCATTGATCCTTTGCGGCGGTGTCGGCACACGGCTATGGCCGCTGTCACGGACCGAGCACCCCAAGCAGTTCCAGCGGATCGAGGGCACCACCGGCCGCACATTCTTCCACGCCACGATCGAACGCCAGCGTCAGCCCGGCTTCAGCGATCCGATCGTCGCCGTCAGCAGCGCCCATGTCGGCACGGTTCTCCAGCAGCTGCACGAGCTGAATTGCCCGGCGAAGATCATCGCCGAACCCCTGTCACGCAACACCGGTCCCGCGGTTCTGGCAACCGCCCTGACACTGGCCGAAACCCAGCCGGACGCGCTGATGTGCGTCCTGCCGTCCGACCACATTGTCCGCGGTGATCTGGCCGCATGCGTTCTGGCCATGCGGCCCGCTGCCCAGAGCGGCCGCATCGTTCTCTTCGGTGTGCAGCCGGAATATCCGGAAACCGGATACGGCTACATCGTCGATGGCGGCCTCCTTGAGGATGTGCCCGGCGCCCGCAGCGTTGCGAGCTTCGTCGAGAAGCCGCCCTTCGATGTGGCGAGCCGGCTGATTGCGTCGCGAAATGCGTTGTGGTCCTCGGGCATCAGCCTGTTTCGCGCCGATGTGCTGATCTCGGAGTTCCAGCGCCTCGATCCGGCGACTCTCGCCGCCGTTCGCGCCTCGCTGGCATTGGCCGAAGAGACGGACCACGCCATCTTCCTCGACGCGGACTCCTTCTCCGCGGCCACCAACCAGCCGACGGAATCGATCATCTTCGAGCAGTCGCCGCTGACCGTCGTTGCCCCGCTCGCCGTGCGCTGGAACGATGTCGGCGCCTGGAGCGCACTGCACCAGATTGCCGACAAGAACGAGGACGGCAATGTCATCAGCGGCGATGTGGTGTGCATCGATTCCCGCAATTCCTACATCCGCGCGTCTGACAAGCTGATCGCCGTCGTCGGCATGGACAATGTCGTCGTCGTCGATACCGACGACGCGTTGCTGGTCACGTCCCATGACAAGGCTCAGCAGGTCAAACAGGTGGTCAAGCAGCTGGAGGCGATCAAGCGGCGCGAACTCATGCAGCACGCCCGCAACCAGATGACTTGGGGCGAGGTGCGCCGCATTCAGGAAGGCCCCGGTTACGAGCTTCGCCTGATGACGCTGCGTCCCGGCACCGCCATCACCTTCTCCGAGGATCCGGAATCCCACCGCATGCTGACGATCGCCGAAGGCCGCGGCGTCTTCAAGGGCGATGCCGGCACCAAGCCGCTCTCGACAGGGGAGACGCTGGAAATTCCGATGGGCGCCAGCGGCGTCATCTATTGCAGCCCGGAAGAGCCGATGCAGATTGTCGAAGTCTGCTGCAGTGTCGCGGTCGAAGCGGTCGCGGCGCAGGCTGCTTCGCTGCAGATGGCCGGCGAGTAA